From Stenotrophomonas maltophilia, a single genomic window includes:
- a CDS encoding lysozyme inhibitor LprI family protein has protein sequence MMLPRVLASLALCAGLCGVAHAGDRSAEGIDCAHPATTMESDLCASDVAAAADAELNSAYALARQQLRTPAKGGSCSYCGDAEQQLVLAQRAWMQLRDHDCNAVYALNSDGTARNGAQMRCLITQTRDRTRQLREFYELL, from the coding sequence ATGATGCTGCCGCGCGTGCTTGCCAGCCTCGCGCTGTGCGCCGGCCTGTGCGGCGTTGCCCATGCGGGCGACCGCAGTGCCGAAGGCATCGACTGCGCGCATCCCGCCACCACGATGGAGAGCGACCTGTGCGCTTCGGACGTGGCCGCTGCTGCCGACGCCGAACTCAATTCCGCCTATGCCCTGGCGCGCCAACAGCTGCGCACACCGGCCAAAGGCGGTAGTTGCAGCTACTGCGGCGATGCCGAGCAGCAGCTGGTGCTGGCCCAACGCGCCTGGATGCAGCTGCGCGACCATGACTGCAACGCGGTCTATGCCCTCAATTCCGATGGCACGGCACGCAACGGCGCACAGATGCGCTGCCTGATCACCCAGACGCGCGACCGTACGCGGCAGCTGCGCGAGTTCTACGAACTGCTTTGA
- a CDS encoding phosphatase PAP2/dual specificity phosphatase family protein produces MATLAAAPRAAEGRPWRRALLWLALLGPFFFASYGFANWMASRHAALPVMAFAWETRIPFVPWTIVPYWSIDLFYAISFFLCRQRLELDRHALRLFSAQVIAVACFLLWPLRFSFERPEIGGVFGWLFDVLLGFDKPFNQAPSLHIVLLIVLWVKFAQYLHGAWRWVLHGWALLIGVSVLTTFQHHFIDIPTGLLAGWLCVWLWPEQGTPPLRAWRTARDPRRWRMALFYLLGATALLVPVVVVRDAALWLLWPVVSLLLVALAYAGLGTAVFQKRADGRLTMAARWLLAPYLGAAWINSRVWTRRAPQPVPVMDGVWLGRIPSTALLPPLRGVVDVCAELSCRAPGAAYARVPMLDLVVPTPAQLREAAEAIERLRAQGPLLVCCALGYSRSAASVATWLLCSGRATDADAAVAIVRSARPSIVLHDSHLQAIAAAVAPESPA; encoded by the coding sequence ATGGCGACGCTCGCCGCCGCCCCGCGGGCCGCAGAGGGGCGCCCCTGGCGGCGCGCCCTGTTGTGGCTGGCCCTGTTGGGCCCGTTCTTCTTCGCCAGCTACGGCTTCGCCAACTGGATGGCCAGCCGCCATGCTGCGCTGCCGGTGATGGCGTTCGCCTGGGAGACACGCATTCCGTTCGTGCCGTGGACGATCGTGCCGTACTGGTCGATCGATCTGTTCTATGCGATCTCGTTCTTCCTGTGCCGGCAACGGCTGGAACTGGACCGGCACGCGCTGCGGCTGTTCAGCGCGCAGGTCATCGCGGTGGCGTGTTTCCTGCTGTGGCCGTTGCGTTTCAGCTTCGAACGGCCGGAGATCGGCGGTGTGTTCGGCTGGCTGTTCGATGTGCTGCTGGGCTTCGACAAGCCGTTCAACCAGGCGCCGTCGCTGCACATCGTGCTGCTGATCGTGCTGTGGGTGAAGTTCGCGCAGTACCTGCACGGCGCCTGGCGCTGGGTGCTGCATGGGTGGGCGCTGCTGATCGGCGTTTCGGTACTGACCACGTTCCAGCACCATTTCATCGACATCCCGACCGGCCTGCTGGCGGGATGGCTATGCGTCTGGCTGTGGCCGGAGCAGGGCACGCCACCGCTGCGCGCCTGGCGCACCGCACGCGACCCCAGGCGCTGGCGCATGGCGCTGTTCTATCTGCTGGGGGCGACGGCCCTGCTGGTACCAGTGGTGGTGGTGCGCGATGCAGCGCTGTGGCTGCTGTGGCCGGTGGTGTCGCTGCTGCTGGTGGCACTGGCCTACGCCGGGCTGGGCACGGCGGTGTTCCAGAAGCGCGCCGATGGACGCCTGACGATGGCGGCACGCTGGCTGCTGGCGCCGTATCTGGGTGCGGCCTGGATCAACTCACGAGTGTGGACACGCCGTGCGCCACAGCCGGTGCCGGTGATGGACGGCGTGTGGTTGGGGCGCATTCCCAGCACCGCGTTGCTGCCGCCGCTGCGGGGCGTGGTGGACGTCTGTGCCGAATTGTCCTGCCGTGCGCCGGGCGCGGCGTATGCCCGCGTGCCGATGCTGGATCTGGTGGTACCCACGCCGGCGCAGTTGCGCGAGGCGGCCGAGGCGATCGAGCGGCTGCGTGCGCAGGGGCCGCTGCTCGTGTGCTGTGCGCTGGGCTATTCGCGCAGTGCCGCCAGCGTCGCGACCTGGCTGCTGTGCAGTGGTCGTGCCACCGATGCCGACGCTGCGGTGGCGATCGTGCGCAGCGCACGGCCGTCGATCGTCCTGCATGACAGTCATCTACAGGCCATCGCGGCCGCCGTCGCACCGGAGAGCCCTGCATGA
- a CDS encoding lysophospholipid acyltransferase family protein, whose translation MFARLIARACSGAIHVVTGARALWIGCAPSSEHRVYYGNHASHGDFVLIWSSMPPALRRQVRPVAAAEYWQGDALRRYLIDAVFNGVLVEREAGHRQQDPLQVLREAVDEGCSLILFPEGTRNVGDEPLLPFKSGIYHLARQRPELEFVPVWIDNLKRVMPKGRFLPLPLLCTATFGTPLRLQADEDKTAFLARSRQALLDLAPNGGRA comes from the coding sequence ATGTTCGCCAGACTGATTGCCCGCGCCTGCAGTGGCGCGATCCATGTGGTGACCGGCGCACGCGCGCTGTGGATCGGCTGTGCACCATCCAGCGAGCACCGCGTCTATTACGGCAACCACGCCAGCCACGGTGACTTCGTGCTGATCTGGTCGTCGATGCCACCGGCGCTGCGCCGCCAGGTGCGCCCGGTGGCGGCGGCCGAGTACTGGCAGGGCGATGCCCTGCGCCGCTACCTGATCGATGCGGTGTTCAACGGCGTGCTGGTCGAGCGCGAGGCCGGGCATCGCCAGCAGGATCCGTTGCAGGTACTGCGCGAAGCGGTCGATGAAGGGTGTTCGCTGATCCTGTTCCCGGAGGGCACGCGCAATGTCGGCGACGAACCGCTGCTGCCGTTCAAGAGCGGCATTTACCACCTGGCGCGGCAGCGCCCGGAACTGGAGTTCGTACCGGTGTGGATCGACAACCTGAAACGGGTGATGCCCAAGGGCCGGTTCCTGCCGTTGCCGCTGCTGTGCACGGCCACCTTCGGTACGCCGCTGCGGCTGCAGGCCGATGAGGACAAGACCGCCTTCCTGGCGCGCAGCCGGCAGGCGCTGCTGGACCTGGCACCGAATGGAGGCCGCGCATGA
- the prmA gene encoding 50S ribosomal protein L11 methyltransferase, which translates to MPFLELTLRCTEATQPRYEDALEDVGALAVTLLDAEADTSNEQAILEPGVGETPLWDTLVLSALFPADSNALLLLAALEAFDPELDWSSGSFRAVEDQDWERAWLDQFQPMDFGSRTWIVPWNHELPDAAQAADAAVVRLDPGLAFGSGTHPTTALCLRWLDQLAVDGQLQGQRVLDFGCGSGILALAALKLGAAEAIGVDNDPQALVATADNAERNGEQARMQVYLPQDEPVATYPIVVANILASALDALAELLAARVATGGRIALSGILHGQEGELLQRYAAWFDELQATQDGDWMRITGVRRA; encoded by the coding sequence ATGCCGTTCCTGGAACTGACCCTGCGTTGCACCGAAGCCACACAGCCCCGCTATGAAGACGCGCTTGAAGATGTGGGCGCACTGGCTGTCACCCTGCTCGATGCCGAGGCCGATACCAGCAACGAGCAGGCCATCCTTGAGCCGGGCGTGGGCGAGACCCCGCTGTGGGACACCCTGGTACTGAGCGCGCTGTTCCCCGCCGACAGCAACGCGCTGTTGCTGCTGGCTGCGCTGGAGGCCTTCGATCCGGAGCTGGACTGGAGCAGTGGCAGCTTCCGCGCGGTCGAGGATCAGGACTGGGAACGCGCCTGGCTGGACCAGTTCCAGCCGATGGATTTCGGCAGCCGTACCTGGATCGTGCCGTGGAACCATGAGCTGCCGGACGCCGCACAGGCCGCCGACGCCGCCGTGGTGCGGCTGGACCCGGGCCTGGCGTTCGGCTCGGGCACCCACCCGACCACCGCGCTGTGCCTGCGCTGGCTGGACCAGCTGGCCGTGGATGGCCAGCTGCAAGGCCAGCGCGTACTCGACTTCGGTTGCGGCTCGGGCATCCTCGCCCTGGCCGCGCTGAAGCTGGGCGCCGCTGAGGCCATCGGCGTGGACAACGATCCGCAGGCACTGGTTGCCACCGCCGACAATGCCGAGCGCAACGGCGAGCAGGCGCGCATGCAGGTGTACCTGCCGCAGGACGAGCCGGTTGCGACCTATCCGATCGTAGTCGCCAACATCCTCGCCTCGGCACTGGATGCGCTGGCCGAACTGCTGGCCGCGCGCGTCGCGACGGGCGGCCGCATCGCCCTGTCCGGCATCCTGCATGGCCAGGAAGGTGAGCTGCTGCAACGCTACGCGGCGTGGTTCGACGAACTGCAGGCCACGCAGGACGGCGACTGGATGCGCATCACCGGCGTGCGCCGCGCCTGA
- a CDS encoding DUF3426 domain-containing protein has protein sequence MSEPNPPRRPLATFLRTASAGEAAPATDARMQDDAAPAAPTVEPAADPIEPMQPPAAERRHDDDTFIVEDVAPLEPAPVAVPAAVAAASDAPSFLGSARARTLPAPRWHWLLVAGLALLLVLQSVLADRARLAADAGNRAWLAPLCGVLHCSLPPWHEPAAFTMTSREIRPLPGQAGVLQVQASIRNDARWAQAWPDLRLSLSDADGRVIGSGVFPPAQYLGEPPGTAQLEPGQSARIAFRVQEPAASTVAFTFDFL, from the coding sequence ATGTCCGAGCCGAACCCGCCGCGCCGCCCCCTGGCGACCTTCCTGCGCACTGCGTCGGCGGGTGAAGCCGCGCCCGCGACCGATGCGCGCATGCAGGACGACGCCGCACCCGCAGCGCCCACGGTAGAACCTGCGGCCGATCCCATCGAGCCAATGCAACCGCCGGCGGCAGAAAGACGACACGATGATGACACTTTCATCGTGGAGGACGTCGCGCCCCTCGAACCGGCGCCGGTCGCGGTGCCGGCAGCGGTGGCTGCTGCCAGTGATGCTCCCAGTTTCCTCGGCAGCGCGCGAGCGCGCACGCTGCCGGCACCGCGCTGGCACTGGCTGCTGGTGGCAGGTCTGGCACTGCTGCTGGTACTGCAGAGCGTGCTGGCCGACCGCGCGCGCCTGGCCGCCGACGCCGGCAACCGTGCATGGCTGGCCCCCCTGTGCGGCGTTCTCCATTGCAGCCTGCCGCCCTGGCATGAACCGGCCGCGTTCACCATGACCAGCCGCGAGATCCGCCCACTGCCCGGGCAGGCCGGCGTGCTGCAGGTACAGGCCAGTATCCGCAACGATGCGCGCTGGGCGCAGGCCTGGCCGGACCTCCGCCTGTCGCTGTCCGATGCCGATGGCCGGGTGATCGGCAGCGGTGTGTTCCCCCCTGCGCAGTACCTGGGCGAGCCTCCCGGCACCGCGCAGCTGGAACCGGGCCAGAGCGCACGCATTGCGTTCCGTGTACAGGAGCCCGCCGCATCCACTGTCGCATTCACCTTCGACTTCCTCTGA
- the accB gene encoding acetyl-CoA carboxylase biotin carboxyl carrier protein, whose translation MDLRKIKKLIDLLEESNLAEIEIKEGEESVRLSRAPVAGYAAPMPAPVYAAPAAPAAQAMPMQSPTEASTGGTAKPGPALPEGHVLRSPMVGTFYASSAPDKPAFVSVGQQVKEGETLAIIEAMKMFNPIEADKSGTIVAILGENGQPVEFDQPLFVIG comes from the coding sequence ATGGATCTCCGCAAAATCAAGAAGCTGATCGACCTGCTGGAAGAGTCGAACCTGGCTGAAATCGAAATCAAGGAAGGCGAAGAGTCGGTGCGCCTGTCGCGCGCCCCGGTGGCCGGCTACGCCGCGCCGATGCCGGCACCGGTGTATGCCGCCCCGGCTGCCCCGGCCGCGCAGGCGATGCCGATGCAGTCGCCGACCGAAGCCTCCACCGGCGGCACTGCCAAGCCGGGCCCGGCGCTGCCGGAAGGCCACGTGCTGCGCTCGCCGATGGTCGGCACCTTCTACGCCTCGTCCGCCCCGGACAAGCCGGCCTTCGTCAGCGTCGGCCAGCAGGTCAAGGAAGGCGAGACCCTGGCCATCATCGAAGCGATGAAGATGTTCAACCCGATCGAAGCCGACAAGTCCGGCACCATCGTCGCCATCCTCGGCGAAAACGGCCAGCCGGTGGAGTTCGACCAGCCGCTGTTCGTGATCGGCTGA
- a CDS encoding phosphatidate cytidylyltransferase: MSFVLDVSGDLATQSVGQQTGLLFAGVGAVLVLATLVAETLRWRRRGQPSAVIANLVSRIRAWWVMAIVVGLALFFGRAGVIVLFAIISLFALREFITLAPTRSGDYYALLAAFYIVLPWQYYLVWIDWYGMYTLLIPVYAFLFLPILSTIGGDTTHYLERTAKVQWGLMICVFCISHVPLLLNLHVPGHDPSRNVLLFAFLVIVVQSSDVLQYIWGKLLGRHLIAPKLSPSKTVEGFVGGVLSASALGAALWWITPFTPLQAFGLSLLINLMGFWGGLVMSAIKRDRGIKDWGHMIEGHGGMLDRLDSVCFAAPVFFHVVRYYWKAGGGG; encoded by the coding sequence ATGAGTTTCGTGCTGGATGTCTCCGGCGATCTGGCAACGCAGAGCGTAGGCCAGCAGACCGGCCTGCTGTTTGCCGGTGTCGGCGCGGTGCTGGTGCTGGCCACACTGGTGGCAGAGACCCTGCGCTGGCGCCGGCGCGGGCAGCCCAGCGCGGTGATCGCCAACCTGGTCTCGCGCATCCGCGCGTGGTGGGTGATGGCGATCGTGGTCGGGCTGGCGTTGTTCTTCGGCCGTGCCGGGGTGATCGTGCTGTTCGCGATCATCTCGCTGTTCGCGCTGCGCGAGTTCATCACCCTGGCGCCGACCCGCTCGGGCGACTACTACGCGCTGCTGGCAGCGTTCTACATCGTGCTGCCCTGGCAGTACTACCTGGTGTGGATCGACTGGTACGGCATGTACACGCTGCTGATTCCGGTCTACGCGTTCCTGTTCCTGCCGATCCTGTCGACCATCGGCGGTGATACCACCCACTACCTGGAGCGCACGGCGAAGGTGCAGTGGGGGTTGATGATCTGCGTGTTCTGCATCTCGCACGTCCCGCTGCTGCTGAACCTGCACGTGCCGGGGCATGACCCGTCGCGCAACGTGCTGTTGTTTGCCTTCCTGGTGATCGTGGTGCAGTCCTCGGACGTGCTGCAGTACATCTGGGGCAAGCTGCTGGGCAGGCACCTGATCGCACCGAAGCTGTCGCCGTCGAAGACGGTGGAGGGCTTCGTGGGGGGCGTGCTGAGTGCCAGCGCGCTGGGCGCGGCGCTGTGGTGGATCACGCCATTCACGCCACTGCAGGCCTTCGGCCTGTCGCTGCTGATCAACCTGATGGGATTCTGGGGCGGCCTGGTGATGTCGGCGATCAAGCGCGACCGCGGCATCAAGGACTGGGGCCACATGATCGAGGGCCACGGGGGCATGCTCGACCGGCTGGATTCGGTGTGCTTCGCCGCGCCGGTGTTCTTCCATGTGGTGCGCTACTACTGGAAGGCGGGCGGCGGCGGTTGA
- the accC gene encoding acetyl-CoA carboxylase biotin carboxylase subunit: MLDKVVIANRGEIALRILRACHTLGIRTVAVHSTVDRNLKHVAMADESVCIGPAPSPQSYLNIPALIAAAEVTDAQAIHPGYGFLSENADFAERVEESGFIFIGPKADTIRMMGDKVEAIRAMKSAGVPCVPGSGGPLGEDIVANTKIAREIGYPVIIKAAGGGGGRGMRVVHAEASLKTSIETTKSEAKAAFGNGEVYMEKFLENPRHVEIQVLADGQGNAIHLGERDCSMQRRHQKVVEEAPAPGISAEQREQIGKVCTEACVRIGYRGAGTFEFLYEDGRFYFIEMNTRIQVEHPVTEMVTGIDLVAEQLKIAAGQKLSIKQSDVVLTGHAIECRINAEDAETFVPSPGTITGFHPPGGPGVRVDTHIYSGYRVPSNYDSMIGKLIVHGPDRETAIARMRVALSEMVVDGIKTNIALQQRIMRDKGFQAGGQNIHYLEKRLAERKNKPIALT, from the coding sequence ATGCTCGACAAAGTCGTCATTGCCAACCGAGGGGAGATCGCGCTGCGCATCCTGCGCGCGTGCCATACCCTGGGCATCCGCACGGTGGCCGTGCATTCCACGGTCGACCGCAACCTCAAGCACGTGGCCATGGCCGACGAGTCGGTCTGCATCGGCCCGGCGCCGTCGCCGCAGAGCTACCTCAACATCCCGGCGCTGATCGCCGCCGCTGAAGTCACCGACGCCCAGGCCATCCACCCGGGCTACGGCTTCCTGTCGGAGAACGCCGACTTCGCCGAGCGCGTGGAGGAGTCCGGCTTCATCTTCATCGGCCCCAAGGCCGACACCATCCGCATGATGGGCGATAAGGTTGAAGCCATCCGCGCGATGAAGTCGGCCGGCGTGCCGTGCGTGCCCGGCTCGGGCGGCCCGCTGGGCGAAGACATCGTCGCCAACACCAAGATCGCCCGTGAGATCGGCTATCCGGTCATCATCAAGGCGGCCGGTGGCGGCGGTGGCCGCGGCATGCGCGTGGTGCACGCCGAAGCCTCGCTGAAGACCTCCATCGAAACCACCAAGAGCGAGGCCAAGGCCGCGTTCGGCAATGGCGAGGTCTACATGGAGAAGTTCCTGGAGAACCCGCGCCACGTGGAGATCCAGGTGCTGGCCGACGGCCAGGGCAACGCCATCCACCTGGGTGAGCGCGACTGCTCGATGCAGCGCCGCCACCAGAAGGTGGTGGAAGAAGCACCGGCACCGGGCATCAGCGCCGAACAGCGCGAGCAGATCGGCAAGGTGTGTACCGAAGCCTGCGTGCGCATCGGCTACCGCGGCGCCGGCACGTTCGAGTTCCTGTACGAGGACGGCCGCTTCTACTTCATCGAAATGAACACCCGCATCCAGGTGGAGCATCCGGTCACCGAAATGGTCACCGGCATCGACCTGGTGGCCGAGCAGCTGAAGATCGCCGCCGGCCAGAAGCTGTCGATCAAGCAGAGCGACGTGGTGCTCACCGGCCACGCCATCGAGTGCCGCATCAACGCCGAAGACGCCGAAACCTTCGTGCCGAGCCCGGGCACCATCACCGGCTTCCATCCGCCGGGCGGCCCGGGCGTGCGCGTGGACACCCACATCTACAGTGGCTACCGCGTGCCGTCGAACTACGACTCGATGATCGGCAAGCTGATCGTGCACGGCCCGGATCGCGAAACCGCCATCGCCCGCATGCGGGTGGCGCTGAGCGAGATGGTGGTCGACGGCATCAAGACCAACATCGCGCTGCAGCAGCGGATCATGCGTGACAAGGGCTTCCAGGCCGGTGGCCAGAACATCCACTACCTGGAAAAGCGCCTGGCCGAACGCAAGAACAAGCCGATCGCGTTGACCTGA
- a CDS encoding CDP-alcohol phosphatidyltransferase family protein: MSIYALKGRFQDLLRPAVRGLYRMGVTANAVTVAAAVVSLLVAAAVWCCAPAQPLLYLLLPLWMLLRMALNAVDGMLAREFGQQSRLGAYLNELCDVVADAALYLSLLSVPGVRPEALWLLAWTAALSEYAGVLGLMVGASRRYDGPMGKSDRAFVIGALGLLLAFEWVGAMAVTGVAAAMAALCMLTMINRVRRGLREAAVSPN, translated from the coding sequence ATGTCGATCTATGCATTGAAGGGACGTTTCCAGGACCTGTTGCGTCCAGCCGTACGCGGCCTGTACCGCATGGGGGTCACCGCCAACGCGGTGACCGTGGCCGCTGCCGTGGTCTCGCTGCTGGTGGCCGCTGCGGTGTGGTGCTGCGCCCCGGCCCAGCCGCTGCTGTACCTGCTGCTGCCGTTGTGGATGCTGCTGCGCATGGCACTCAACGCGGTGGACGGCATGCTGGCCCGCGAGTTCGGCCAGCAGTCGCGGCTGGGTGCCTATCTGAACGAACTGTGCGATGTGGTCGCCGACGCCGCGCTGTACCTGAGCCTGCTCAGCGTGCCGGGCGTGCGCCCGGAAGCGCTGTGGCTGCTGGCCTGGACGGCGGCGCTGAGCGAGTACGCCGGCGTGCTGGGGCTGATGGTTGGTGCCAGCCGCCGCTACGACGGCCCGATGGGCAAGAGCGACCGCGCGTTCGTGATCGGTGCGCTGGGCCTGCTGCTGGCGTTTGAGTGGGTTGGCGCGATGGCGGTCACTGGCGTGGCTGCGGCCATGGCGGCGCTGTGCATGCTGACCATGATCAACCGCGTCCGTCGCGGACTGCGGGAAGCGGCGGTTTCGCCTAATTAA
- a CDS encoding bifunctional alpha/beta hydrolase/class I SAM-dependent methyltransferase → MRQAQEREFHSFDQVALFYRYWAGTTAAPATKAIVLLHRGHEHSGRVTHLVDELDLPATAFFAWDARGNGRSPGARGDAPGFPALVRDLDSFIAHIGAEHGIAVEDIVVIAQSVGAVVAATWVHDYAPRLRALVMASPAFKVKLYVPFARPGLALMQKLRGNFFVNSYVKPQWLTHDPARVQSYRTDPLITRPISVRVLLGLYEAADRVVADAQAISVPVQLLVSGSDFVVHRGPQDRFYERLSSPIKERVHLPGFFHDTLGERDRAPALARIRSFIQARFAEPLRELSRRDAHRHGPTFEESEILAWPPERNSLADLRWRVVRGGLRFGGTLSEGIALGLQTGFDSGSTLDYIYRDEARGKGPLGRMVDRNYLDAIGWRGIRVRGQHLQELLRDAAQRLRGQGTPVRVLDVAAGHGRYVLEALGQGEQRADRIVLRDFSDLNVTQGQALIERLGAADIARFEQGDAFDPAQLARVDPAPTLAVVSGLYELFPDNDAVLRSLQGIAARVPVGGYLAYTGQPWHPQLEFIARALTSHRGGAAWVMRRRTQQEMDELVRLAGFEKVAQRIDDFGIFTVSLARRTA, encoded by the coding sequence ATGCGTCAGGCGCAGGAACGGGAATTCCACAGCTTCGACCAGGTAGCGCTGTTCTACCGGTACTGGGCGGGCACCACCGCAGCGCCGGCCACCAAGGCCATCGTGCTGCTGCACCGCGGCCACGAGCACTCCGGGCGCGTCACCCACCTGGTCGATGAGCTGGACCTGCCCGCCACCGCCTTCTTCGCCTGGGATGCGCGCGGTAACGGCCGTTCGCCGGGTGCGCGTGGCGATGCACCGGGCTTCCCGGCGCTTGTGCGCGATCTGGACAGCTTCATCGCCCATATCGGTGCCGAGCACGGCATCGCGGTGGAAGACATCGTGGTGATCGCGCAGAGCGTGGGCGCCGTGGTCGCCGCCACCTGGGTGCATGACTATGCGCCGCGCCTGCGCGCGCTGGTGATGGCCTCGCCGGCGTTCAAGGTGAAGCTGTACGTGCCGTTCGCTCGCCCGGGCCTGGCGTTGATGCAGAAGCTGCGCGGCAACTTCTTCGTCAACAGCTATGTCAAGCCGCAGTGGCTGACCCACGACCCGGCGCGGGTGCAGAGCTACCGCACCGATCCGCTGATCACCCGGCCGATCTCGGTGCGCGTGCTGCTGGGCCTGTACGAGGCCGCCGACCGCGTCGTGGCCGACGCACAGGCGATCAGCGTGCCTGTGCAGCTGCTGGTGTCCGGTTCGGATTTCGTCGTGCATCGCGGCCCGCAGGACCGCTTCTACGAACGCCTGTCCAGCCCGATCAAGGAGCGCGTGCACCTGCCGGGCTTCTTCCACGACACGCTGGGCGAGCGCGACCGCGCGCCTGCGCTGGCACGCATCCGCAGCTTCATCCAGGCGCGTTTCGCCGAACCGCTGCGCGAGCTGTCGCGACGCGATGCGCACCGCCATGGGCCGACCTTCGAGGAATCGGAAATCCTGGCGTGGCCGCCAGAGCGCAACAGCCTGGCCGACCTGCGCTGGCGCGTGGTGCGCGGTGGCCTGCGCTTCGGCGGCACGTTGTCTGAAGGCATCGCGCTGGGGCTGCAGACCGGTTTCGATTCGGGCAGCACGCTGGACTACATCTACCGCGACGAAGCCCGTGGCAAGGGCCCGCTGGGACGCATGGTCGATCGCAACTATCTGGATGCGATCGGCTGGCGCGGCATCCGCGTGCGTGGCCAGCACCTGCAGGAACTGCTGCGCGATGCTGCCCAGCGCCTGCGCGGGCAGGGCACGCCGGTGCGCGTGCTGGACGTGGCTGCCGGCCATGGCCGCTACGTGCTGGAAGCGCTGGGCCAGGGCGAACAGCGCGCCGATCGCATCGTGCTGCGTGATTTCAGCGACCTGAATGTCACCCAGGGCCAGGCGCTGATCGAGCGGCTCGGGGCGGCCGACATCGCCCGCTTCGAGCAGGGCGATGCGTTCGATCCGGCGCAGCTGGCCAGGGTGGACCCGGCGCCGACGCTGGCCGTGGTCTCGGGCCTGTACGAACTGTTCCCCGACAACGATGCGGTATTGCGCTCGCTGCAGGGCATCGCCGCGAGGGTGCCGGTCGGCGGTTATCTGGCCTACACCGGCCAGCCCTGGCACCCGCAGCTGGAGTTCATCGCCCGCGCGCTGACCAGCCACCGCGGTGGCGCGGCGTGGGTGATGCGGCGTCGTACCCAGCAGGAGATGGACGAGCTGGTGCGACTGGCCGGGTTCGAGAAGGTGGCGCAGCGCATTGATGACTTCGGCATCTTCACCGTGTCGCTGGCACGCCGGACCGCGTGA
- the fis gene encoding DNA-binding transcriptional regulator Fis translates to MNAVLSRPDNSRGAPRPPLREHVAQSVRRYLRDLDGCDADDVYEIVLREMEIPLFVEVLNHCEGNQSRAAAMLGIHRATLRKKLKEYGISA, encoded by the coding sequence TTGAACGCTGTCCTTTCTCGTCCTGACAACAGTCGTGGCGCTCCCCGGCCACCGCTGCGTGAACACGTCGCCCAGTCCGTGCGCCGCTACCTGCGTGATCTCGATGGCTGCGACGCGGACGATGTCTACGAGATCGTGCTGCGCGAGATGGAGATCCCGTTGTTCGTGGAAGTGCTCAACCACTGCGAAGGCAACCAGAGCCGCGCCGCAGCGATGCTGGGCATCCACCGTGCCACCCTGCGCAAGAAGCTGAAGGAATACGGCATCAGCGCCTAA